The genomic interval GTTTTCATACATACAAGGTGAAACAACACAAATTAAACATCATCACTGCCCCTTTGATGTAAATACACCTCCACCCCAAAACCAAAATATTAAAATCTGTTACAAATTGAAtgggtattttcttttgattaacagaaaaagtattcttagaaggaaaaataagtatttttgacaaaaaagagtatttttaaaaatttgtctcaACGTAACAATCAccagcctgttgtagtgagatcgCTGAAAAAACATGTGGAATGAGAAACGACTCTACTTggaaacttgataattcacccttttcaacatgtgctcgtaggcaagaatttacttgttcttttcatgcaaaAAGTACTGGTGTATTCatagcaaaaaagaggaacaaatactctaaaaagggaacGGTTGGCATGTCTGGATTAATGATGGACCACAACGATGTAAGAGATAACTTACCTTTGATCCTCTGAGTATGTGATACCAGACAGATGTACCACCAAAGTCAACATGGAAGTCTGTGTAGCACCCTTTTACACTCATCAAACAATACCTGTcaattaatatataaatatacatcatttACAATAGTGGTGATAATCACAAAAtaagtttgattaaaaaaacctgGAAAATATTTCTAAAGGAATacttataaaaaataatctcaACACGTATATCACTATAAATGTATATTATGCATCATGCGGTTCTGTTGGACAATGATGAATTACTCATTAATTAGCAATTGAGCAAGGCATTCTGTATTTATACAGGTGTCATTCTGACAATTTACAATACATTACACAAGCATGTGTATGTGCGCTTATTCATGTTGGTGCTTATAAAGTGTTAGTTGATTTTCAATAACCTTCCTTTTTTCCAATGATTGGCTTGCTTGTATGCTCAATAAGAATTTCCTATTGTTAATTTACTTTGatttaaagactttctcttaAAAGTGTATATTACTGCTCACTACAACTCCTTGAATTTGGCTTAAGGTCATATCATATGTATCAAAGCCTCTGTAGTgtcttattaattttaattcaaacttaCTTTTGGACCTTGGGATATTTCATTTCAGCTAGAATATTGGTGCTATCTCTCTGGGTATCTATTAAATGACGAGGCCAAACATTATTCACCCAATCAATCTGACGAAcctgtcaaaaacacaaaacattTCTCTAATTAAACATTAACAAATAATTGTATGAATCAAATGATTAACAATACCTTGTACATGTGTTGCTAGTCAGCTCCACATTGAATTTGATATTGTGCGAAATGtcagagacagacagagaggggTCAGGAGGCCCAAGTTAGAGTCAAAGACCTTTAAATCAAGGATGAAAACACATGGATTTCTTAATTCTTAATTTTATGGTTGTTTATTTCTACAACcataaacaaattgattttgaaaaaaattgcaaaaaatcaCATAGTAATATCACTTACCACTTTTGGCTGCTGGACAGCATCTGCTAATCTTGTGTGACTGAACTCAAGACTAATGACATTGTAAAGCTCCTTACGATCAGGGCTTTCATAATACCTGGCAAACTGAGCCATGGTCATTTCAATGCCTTTCTGTGTATTCACATCCATCACATCAACAACACGACGGCTCcctgaaatataatatattatacaagtgtgtgtgtgtgtcttgtTAAACgtattgtttttaaacatcttGTAAAATCCAAAAGataattgtaattgtttttaaaacatCTTGTAAAATCACCAATCccatattttttgtaatctcACAAGATTCGTTTAACAACAggtaaaatgatttgaattgaatttttatttgataacCTTACTTAGAACCCAATTAACAAAATTTattcacaatatttcattttcaactgaTGAGCAAGAGTTATCAtttattgtacaacgcctacttagcttgttgtacgcgagcaaatgggaggctgaatgtcaaacattcgtaccgttgcacaaaagacgtaccatccaaaatgtaccattgcacggctttaggaggggacgtcacaatacgatttaattcattgcgctcagtaaaaatgaaggtgcaatacgcgtataagcctgctggctaaCTGCGCAATGCTGCcaaaggtcatgtgcgcttgtgggattttgctttccgCTTTTAGTATTTtcgctcccttttcatagattactacaGGGATaaactcttgttttttcatattttcgctaaattccaaggcgttgtacaacataaatagcgaatattcttattcgtgcaatggtgcgagatttcgcattcggtgaagaaaagagacgctctattcaactcggctaacgcctcgttgaatagagcatttctttcacctcatgcgaaatctcgcaccattgcactcatgcctattcgctatttgtataatgactatatcaaattaataaattcaaatcatatACACCATATTAAACAATCTAAAGTTGATAAATAAAcgtataaataaaaatgttgaaataccGTTGTTACTAAAGAAATGACATCTGCTCATCATGTGATTAATCACATTTAATTTCTATATAACTAACAAATGATCCTGCCCATAGTAACATTGCATGAACTATTGACTACATTGAGCATGAATAATATGGGGTAAAGGGACATACATGGGCACAGCTtcatttcacatttcacattacaatttaaaaaaaattataactttCCATTTAGTGTAATTTATTCTCAATGATAGATACTCACCAACAAATTGCTTGACATCGCTAACAGTGAAGGTACTATCCGGTGTCCTGAAATTAACAAGAAAACCAGTTGACTTACACAAATGTCTCGAAAAAATTACAGCTGATAGGTTGTTGACTTATAGTCCTGTATTAAACCCTAGCTGTTTCATAAATATCTTGCTAATAACATGTATGCTGGAATTAGATAGTTTTAACCAATCAAATTTTAGTATTTCAACcgctttttatacacaaatagcTTGATGCTTTTGCCATTcttaaaaaaagtttactttTCTGATAGTTTTCTTGTTTCCTCTGGCAATGCACGTACTCTCAATAAAGAGCCCACTGAAAAGGATGCCATTCTATATGTAGTCAATGTCTTGTTTAAAGCATACATTTTATTCATTACCTGAACTGCACAcccaattaaattttaaataaatttcagaaatttgTACCAACCTGATGTCAAGATGGGTAGATTCTTTAAACAATAGAGGTGTATCAAAGCCATTCTCTTGAAGCCACTGAAGTGTGAAATCTATTAACAAATTCACAAAAAAGACACTCCATGATACTCAGATTCATCCatgaaattaaaggggaatccaacccaaataaaaacttaattttagaggaaaaagaaaaatcagacaacttgataagtgaaagtttgaataggaaagttatgaattgttaaaaagttgtaaatatttgtaatcactatacccatggagacttcaaattggctgcatatgtAATGTCAtggtgatgtaaggcaaggaatCTTTTATGTATTCCCAATATATAATGtctaaaatgaaatttttttcaaaaagttttacttcaaatcatatttttatttcattaaggacataaaacaatatactacctgggttatatttagattactgcctcAGGGTAATGGgtatttaggagaaaaccacaaatccctgataattaagtacatggcctatgggaaagttgtccttgccccttaatttacttacccagttgccaattcaAAGTCTACATAGTCTTCTaaagggatctcaattttaaagcagccataactttcttattacttgtccgatttctctcaaacttttgtttcaccattctgttttattcattttttcctttccaacacaacattttatgaccaagggtCCAAGGCTGGATTCACCTCTAAAAATGCATCTACTAGTAGTTGGAATAGATTTAAATAAGGTGAGGAATAGAATGGGTAGTGGAAAATGGTTGGAGGAAGAGTAACAACGAGAAAGGCTTGTTGCAGGAAAAATAGGGTGGGGGAAGTTGTTACAGGGAATAAAGAGGAGGAAAAACAGAAGGaattaaaatgagaaaagagCAACTTGGGAAAACAGGAATAGGGAAAGGATGAGTCTGCACTCTAGAATGGAAAAGAGTGGTCATGGTAAATTTAACAGGTTGTGTGTGTAATTCTTTCCAATATAGATGTAACTGGCCCCAGCTAAGTGAGCTAACACATTTACTctctagtacatgtacatgtacttttgagGCCATAATCAGGTatgcagaaaattgaaaaattacagTGGTTCATATTACAAATATGAATCAGAtttcttaatttaatttaagtactcggtatttgatataaataaattttgcaACATGCATTTGTCATCACAAATATAATTGCATGAATGATATACTTTTTGCAGTTTTTAGCTctgaaaggggaagttcatcctgaagaaaaaattaaaaaaaatattggtgaaggtttgaggaaaatccattaaagattaagaaaactaaattttaagatttggatttgtgacgtcataaatgagcagctgccccatatgttatataatacaaaatgcataaatttcaattttttaattgtgatgacttatttttgttttcttttgatgaACAggtttgaaatgatttgtctattgatttactgaaggtacagtaaaaaagtaaaaagtaaaaaaaagtttcactgattttttaccatatacatgtatgaaagctgcttgcatatgtgtcacaaatcaaataattaaagttCTTACATgtgtaacttttttattctttgatggagtTTTCTCAAAACTTTGGctgtatttttaattatttgttttctgttatttttacaattaactttttgtcagggtgaacttcccttttagtACTAAGCACAATCTGTGTCTCaagaaaatttagttttaaacctACCTTGGCTACTCATAGTCTTGACCATTGGGAAGTTGTAACGATCTGTTGTCAGCTTATCGTCCAGAGTAAACGTCCTCCTCCCTTCAATCTCATCATCTTGATGCTCGCCTTCGTCATAATGACGACGGACCTTGTGGCGCTAGATAAACAAATTGATCACGTGATCGGGAGgtcattttaatgatttattcatGATATATTCTAGCAAACTTTTCTCTTCTTCCACTCTTCTGAAATCTTTTAAATTACTTTACTTACTTATTCTGCCATTTTCCATCAGACCCAAACCATTCACAAAAATTAAATTGTGTGGAATTATGTAATCTTAAAAACTATAAACCATAACCATATAAGAGATGGGTTTTTAATGCCTTCCTGAATAAAGTTAGGGATGAGAATATCTACTTGTAAGTGAAAGATCATTCCAGTATTTTGAAGCTGACAGAGTACACCTTCTATCACAGGCAATGCTGGTtactgaatacatgtatgtgaaatgAAGAGGGTATATTGGTCGGCCTTAATACAGGGAAACACTATCACTTATCCAAAGCTCATTGAATATAGGAAGAAGATAGACCTACACTGTACACTAACatttgaaattcaaagaaaTGGAATGAATAGCTCTGAGGATAATACTACAGATAAATGCACATTGTAGCCTACACTAAACAAACAAGCTAACGTAACATACATGCATGCACTATATGCCtaaaattgtcatgattttgtaatgaattgataaattgattttaaaatgacattttacaaaatggcctCAGTAGAGGTGATTTTCGTACCAAAATTAACAAACTCTTTTAACAGGAGATTTAATGATTCAAATACATGTTTAtatcatgaattttgaaagttattatttgttattcatCAAATTAAGGATTGCAAACATATGTATGCATACAGGGAAATCCATTTGAAATCAGACATGATCAAACAAGGAAATATGCACACTGGTTTTCTCCAGTATTCCACGTCCTTTTAATTTCAACACAAATCGTAAGCCATTATCCATATTGAATCATACTTCATAGGTCTTACACATGTGTGGTTTCTAAGTGGTCTACTCATGCGGAGAGGTGTGTGCAGCATTGTATCAAATGTGTATTAAATGGATCAGTTTAGTAGAACAGTGGGAAAGCTTGAGTTCATAATTTGTAAAGAGGCCTAATGTTGGCATGTACTACAACAGTGCATTTTAGCATTGACCATAACCAGGCAATAGACACGTGTACTCAAGAAGCTGATCCTTTCACAAAGAAAGCATCTTTTCCATTCATTGCGAGCTGTAACAGTTCAATGCCCGGTCCATAAAAGAGGTCACTCCAATCATATCTTCATGCTGCAAGGCTAAAAGATACTGTACAAAGGAACCATCCTGAacccagaccccccccccctcttcccttctctctcttcgtCTCCCCCTAAACTCTATCTCTCTCAtacactctctctttctctcatttgTTCACTCACAAGCCCCCTCTCCCCTTTTTATTGTgcttctccccctccctctctatctGCTTTCCCTGCAGCTGTGCCATTGTCAAGCTTCCCACACACAGCATGCAGCCAATCAAAGACCAGCAACATGACCAGCAATGCAAACCCCCATCCCCTAGACCTTTGTCCACCAGACAAACAACACAAGTGCATGTCGCATCTCCAACACAAAGAAAACTCACCCACATTCACAGAAAGCACTGATCCAGCTTTCTCTCAAACAGAATGCTTTTACTCCTACTCCAAACTGCACCAAGCACAACACTAACACTCTTGTGAATGAGTCCAATACTTTCTATATTTTGCCTGTTGTTGGGAGTCAGAGCTACATGTAAAGAGATCATCTATCAGGATATACCAAAGGTACATGTAGCTATAGCTATTTATAGATTTGTGAATATTGGTgtcagtttcattttcaacattactGATAATCTGTGTATCATACATGAACATATTTGTGTAGTGTATGTATGAGTGATATTCTGCACTTGAAATCTAaattagaatttaaaaaacTATTAGTGAGTGCTTttgagagatacatgtacatataaggCCTAgatatatttttctccttttttacaagtattatttataatttcttctccctttccatccccccccccctctctctctctctctccctctctgtcacACATACCCACACAgataatttctttttctctttctctatcaccTCAGTTACTTTTATCTTCTGAAGAttttaaaataatcaaatttaataCATCTCAaagtatgattttattttaatgtcCAAAGATTATTAGcctgaaatatgtacatgtattcacatCAATAATCGTCAAACAAGAAATATGACTTTGTTTAATTTTAGTACTGGTAGTTTGATAATTTtactaaatttatttatatatttgggGAGCAAAATGGTGATTTTTGCTTTTACATCTCCTTTTGAGCTTGAAAAGTGTTTATGTCACCGAGTATATATACttttaattctatttttaaGTGCATGTTTGGACTTCCTTgtgtaattataatataacatattaGATAGTTtacattttgtgaaagaaaattacACAAGGAAATCCAAACATGCACttaaaaatagaattaaaaGTCAGAGGTAAAATCAGGAAGGTTTCACTTACCCAGTATTAATATTTTTCACTAagcatttgtacatgtatgcacaactcagtgacatgcaaatgagagtgtCAAGGTCCCttattaatttttgttattgtttgatttttttttaaatatacaatatatcaatttttacagatttgacaataaggaccaactaaactgaaccataaaattcctgaacaatggtaattccacatgttcagggaggaataaatctttgtttttaaacgtGACAATAAGGATAGAATtagaatatttatataaaacactgtaaaatacaaattaaatagtgagtgggtatTCATCGCTCCCCCATTTGCATTAATTGCCTACTGACAAACATGTAGAATTTTTTCTGAAATTAAGAGAAAcataaaaatgcaataactttctcattttacacccaattatgataaaattatcaGTGTTACGCTTGTCTAATTTGCCCTTAAAATATTAATGCAAAAAATTAGGCAATCATTACATgaattatacaaataaaatgatatcttttttttatttcatgtctgTCGTCCTGAAAAGTTTTGCAGTCCCTCTGTTACCAAACAACAGGGTCAGAcatttctaacagtgtataatttattgggtttatgaacaATCATTTaattacatgaaaaataaacTCTTACAATTTGGGGATTTGACAAAATCAAAGGCACATGATTTTACAGAATTGTACTTGACGTTTTAACCAAACCCTCGATTGCTTCACTATTTAGCTGCTGAAcattatcaaatttgaaaacCAGCTTGATGTCAAGGAAAAATTGATATCAAGATGATACAGGAACGGACTTCCTTATGATGTgaggatttatttttaattttgcctTCATCTTATCATATGTCTACATATTACAGGTTCATCACTAGAGAAATGTCTGCTAAGTCTGCTTATCAACGGTGGCATGAATGGAAATTGCGTGTGGTGTCAGACTCAAACCAACATGAGAACATCAAGCAAAGACAGCGGgaacaaaagagaaaagaaagggcAAAATTCAAGGAAGAGGCATCCAACACCCAACTGGAAGCAAAGAGGGCAGCAGATAGACAGAGACAGCGTAGACGAAGGGCTAGGCTCAGGGCTGCCAAAGAAATGGAAGCTGCCTCGGGAACTGGTCCTGTAGTTGATGCAGGCAGTATAAACCCAAGGGTTGTTCAACAGATGACCAACAAAGGCAGAGAACATTCCCACTCTAAGTCCAGCCGGCCTCAGATGAAAATAAGCGTCACAGGACTCATTTCTGCCAAGAAAGGTAATCGCATTCCAGACAAAAACATAGCAGCACCCACAAAAGGCCTGCACAGTTGGGACAATCTGAATGGACATGGTAATCAACAATTTCATGGCAGAATGGAAGCCAAAGTGAAAGATGTCAAACAGAAGAGACCTGTTGCACGGAACACTAGGTTCCTAGGTGATCTGCTTGTGCCAAAGAATAACAACCTTCTGTCATTCTCATCACCCCTTGGTCCAAACACTCAACAGATCCCAGAACAAGATCAACCTCTATGTCTGAAGACAGTACCAAGGCTGGCAAAGACTATTGATAGAGATTACAAGAGAACTCTCATAAGTCCTTCAGAGCATCTAAAGAAGGTAAATTCTTCTTCTCCAGACTCTTGGAATACTGACTTAAGTGGCAGGAAGAGGTCAAGGAAGCAATCAGTACCACTAAAATATGTTGCCTTGCATTGATGCAACAAACAGCAAAGAGAGCCCTTGACTTGTAACAAGATCAAGGGCACTTCAATACAAATAAACATTACCATTCGGGAAATTCTTTGACAGGAATCCTAATTATAACTCAACTAAGCAATTGAGTGAGGTACATCATTAAAATGTAGCAGATAAATAGAGAAGGGTTTTAAAGGGGAAATCTAGGCTGAAATGAATGTGTTTTTATTAAATCTATAGAGTAAAGTTAAACAACCAAAACAGTAGAAAACACTGATGAATGACATGTacagtagtaaaaaaaaaagtgagctGATGATGCCATGCCCTTGTAACAAATTGATCAATACGAGTCAGAATAAAATCCTATTTTTCACAATCTTTTAACTAacagaaattgaataaaaatgtgatttcatatACACAAAAGGAAAAGCGCAAAGATGACATCAGCACTTATTGTATAGCATTCATGGTGCTTGCCAGCATGCATGGaatgtataaaaataataatggtccATTTACATAGTGCAGAGCTCTACTATAttatactctactgcgcttgatacttggtatcatattattaccctgtaTGTAGCTGAGCTAAAAGGCATTCAAGCATCAAGGAATAAGTCCTACCAGGTACCCTTGCACCTCTTCTGGTTCGGgcagtggcgtagacaggttcgtacacctggggggggatgactgggctgccaacgctagtgagggcgcgaagcgcccgagcgagggagcgaagcgaccgagcggggggagggtgtgggaggggggtgtcccccctcccacggtagggagcttttgcaattttgaacttgaaatcgtgcaatctgatgcatacttaatgaggtagaataacacacacaagcgcgcccgcacacacacacacacacacacacacacacacgggtgcgcgcaccacacacatactacgccttgaatggacagacatacatcgacaagatctacacaccgtggcatacgaatacagaatggactgacacatagtattgcatattgaaccacactacgtatttatttatctctgtgaattctgctgttacacctcttcagaaaaaaaaccaatgtcaactgtgtacacgcaggtatagtctttgttgtcttgatatgggtatgtggttatgaatgaaaacagcctctgtggccatttgtgaatagaacacataaacaacaaacaaataaaaatatgtctgttcattataaa from Lytechinus pictus isolate F3 Inbred chromosome 2, Lp3.0, whole genome shotgun sequence carries:
- the LOC129254728 gene encoding uncharacterized protein LOC129254728 — translated: MSAKSAYQRWHEWKLRVVSDSNQHENIKQRQREQKRKERAKFKEEASNTQLEAKRAADRQRQRRRRARLRAAKEMEAASGTGPVVDAGSINPRVVQQMTNKGREHSHSKSSRPQMKISVTGLISAKKGNRIPDKNIAAPTKGLHSWDNLNGHGNQQFHGRMEAKVKDVKQKRPVARNTRFLGDLLVPKNNNLLSFSSPLGPNTQQIPEQDQPLCLKTVPRLAKTIDRDYKRTLISPSEHLKKVNSSSPDSWNTDLSGRKRSRKQSVPLKYVALH